From a single Ascaphus truei isolate aAscTru1 chromosome 2, aAscTru1.hap1, whole genome shotgun sequence genomic region:
- the LOC142488232 gene encoding uncharacterized protein LOC142488232 yields the protein MPVKKISKDLSMRMKEMYTSGQRIADIQRWLTASGLVVPSSTVCYHAQGKNRDRKKAPRVTNAETTLLVDRISEENDERSALRVKNTLQENHNLTVSESSIKKMRRRIGWKYGRVRAYPMIRDANKIKRVLQAQAWIDSGETFQDCIFTDESTVSLERFARFAFHKKGRITLKPRPKHPVKLHVWGAISRRGPGCIVVFEGTISQI from the exons atgcctgttaagaagatttcaaaggatctcagcatgagaatgaaggagatgtacacgagcggacaacgaattgcagatatccagcgctggttaactgcttctggcctcgttgtgccatcaagcactgtgtgctatcatgcacaaggaaaaaacagagaccgcaaaaaggcaccaagggtaacaaatgc ggagactactcttctggtggacagaataagtgaggagaatgatgagaggagcgcattaagggttaaaaacactcttcaggaaaaccacaatctgactgtatccgagagcagcataaagaagatgagacgcagaattggatggaaatatggacgtgtgag agcgtaccccatgatacgggacgcaaacaaaatcaaaagagtgctccaggcccaggcatggatcgacagcggtgagactttccaggattgcatcttcactgatgagtctactgtgtcgctggagagatttgcaagatttgcgttccacaaaaaaggccgcataactttgaagccacggccaaaacaccctgtgaagctgcatgtgtggggtgccatctctaggcgtggaccgggatgcattgtcgtctttgaaggtacaatttctcaaatataa